A genomic segment from Lates calcarifer isolate ASB-BC8 linkage group LG13, TLL_Latcal_v3, whole genome shotgun sequence encodes:
- the gas1a gene encoding growth arrest-specific protein 1a, whose translation MATPGALARTVCRSVSTLSCVLLFLGYFSVASPSHSRRLICWQAIMNCQAEPECNYAYEHYTRACGPVLSGERKKCPSHCISSLVQLNLTKNGPALEDCSCAHDVICTSTKRAIEPCLPRTTSTGCTEARRQCERDQQCSSAMHDYLNHCGKLFSGAVCTNACRNVIANMRKIPKGQQLDTCMCDGTERAICEFVKNSMKALCFDSTERYEGSGDDGYDQEYDDDSTDEDYPQEPENGASLPAAHCVLTLLASILALLLLI comes from the coding sequence ATGGCAACCCCTGGCGCACTGGCACGGACCGTCTGCAGATCCGTTTCGACTCTTAGTTGTGTGCTTCTGTTTTTGGGCTACTTCTCCGTGGCCTCGCCGTCCCACAGTCGGCGGCTGATATGCTGGCAAGCCATCATGAACTGCCAAGCCGAGCCCGAGTGCAATTACGCGTACGAACACTACACGCGCGCGTGTGGCCCCGTGCTGAGCGGGGAGAGGAAGAAGTGTCCCAGCCACTGCATCTCCTCGCTCGTCCAGCTCAACCTGACCAAAAACGGGCCGGCTCTGGAGGACTGCAGCTGCGCCCACGACGTGATTTGCACGAGCACCAAACGGGCCATCGAGCCCTGCCTGCCCAGGACTACCAGCACTGGCTGCACGGAAGCCCGGCGCCAGTGCGAGAGAGACCAGCAGTGCAGCTCCGCGATGCACGATTATTTGAACCACTGCGGGAAACTTTTCAGCGGGGCGGTCTGCACGAACGCCTGCCGGAACGTGATAGCGAATATGCGTAAAATACCCAAGGGTCAGCAGCTGGACACTTGTATGTGTGACGGGACGGAGAGAGCCATCTGCGAGTTTGTCAAGAACAGCATGAAGGCGCTGTGCTTCGACTCCACCGAGAGGTACGAAGGCAGCGGCGACGATGGCTACGACCAAGAGTACGACGACGACTCGACGGATGAGGACTATCCGCAGGAGCCGGAGAATGGAGCCTCTCTTCCAGCGGCCCACTGTGTTTTGACCCTGCTGGCATCCATTTTGGCTCTATTGCTCCTTATTTAA